The segment GGTAAAGGACATAAAGATATCGACCGAGACGTTGAACACGGATAGAGGGGAGACCAACGTCTCTGCGATAGAGATCGTACTTGGAAAGTGATACCTTTACCGGCTCGACGCCCCTTTCGCGCATTGGTGTTATCTCCTCAGGGCGCGGAGAGAATCTCAGGTACATAATAAAGGCCACCAGATCAGGTTACCTGAGGGCAGAGGTGGTTATTGTCCTGACCAACCAGCCGGACGCTGGAGCTCTCAGAATAGCCAGGGAGTTTGGCGTTCCGGCTGAGTTCATCGATCCGGAAGGCCTGTCCAGAGAGGAGTATGACAGGCGTCTCATCGAAAGGCTCGATGATGCAGGGGTCGATCTGGTGGTTCTGACAGGCTACATGCGCATCCTGTCGCCTGAGTTTGTGCGGCACTACAGGAACAGGATTCTGAACATACATCCCGCGCTTCTGCCCTCATTCAGAGGAGTGGATGCCTTCCAGCAGGCTCTGGATTACGGGGTGAGATGGACCGGAACGACGATACACATCGTTGATGAGGAGGTCGATCATGGCCCCATCGTGTACCAGGTGCCGGTTCCGGTGAAACCGGATGACACACATGAGAGCCTCAAGGCCAGGATCCAGAGGGCGGAGTACAGGGCGTATCCCAAGGCCATCAAGATGTTTCTCGAGGGGAGGCCGAGGATAGAGGGGCGGAGGGTGGTGTTTGAGAGGGAGGCATCTGACCGCAAGAACACATGATCTTGAAAATTTCTGAGCGCGGGATGCGGCATTAGGCTGCATAGAAGCCGGCGTAAAGGGAGGCGACGGATGGACGTTCTTTGGGCGCCTTGGCGCATCGATTACATACTGAGCGAGAAGGGAAAGGGCTGTATCTTCTGCGAGAAGCCCAGAGAGAACAAGGACCGCGAGAACCTGATACTTCACCGTGGAAAGAACCACTTTGTGATAATGAATGCTTTTCCGTACAACAACGGTCACATGATGGTTGTTCCCTACCGTCACACATCAACGCTATCAGGATGGAGCGGGAATGAGCTTCAGGAGTTCATGGAGCTTGCTGATCTGTGCGTATCCCTGCTCCAGAGAACGATGCGGCCGGATGGGTTCAATTTGGGGATAAACATGGGCGAGGTGGCAGGCGCAGGCATCGCGGAGCACATCCACCTTCACATCGTTCCGAGATGGAAGGGCGATACGAACTTCATGCCCGTTCTCGCTGACACGCGGGTGATACCTGAGCACATCAGGGCAACCTACGAGAAGCTTCTGCAGAACCTGAAACTCATGATGCAGGAGAAGTAGGAGCAGCTCTGTGTGGTCAGGCTGTCGCAATTTGAAAAGATCTCTTTAAATCCTTAATCAGAGTGCCAGGGGATTCCAACTCTGATCCCTTCCAGCTGGCGTCAGGGTCGTGAAGGCTGGCCTCATAAATTGTGAGCAGCGCCCGTCGGGCGCGTATCTCACACCCCCAATTTTGAGATTATGCTCTGTGTGATTACCTGCCCCTGCGACTCCTGTGCTGAGGTGCTTCCCGATTCCACTATCTGGAAGCTGGAGGGAAGCGAGATGGGCATGTATGCTGAGCTCCGATCGAGGCCGAACTTGTATACAGTCTCCCTCTCAAGCATCATGCTCGTCCAGACTGTCGGGCTGACGTTTCTCGCAGTGGTTGTGCCCATTGCGAATGTCGTCTCTCCAAGCTTGACCGGGCTCTCGAACTTGAGCGGGAATGTGTTGAACCATATGCTCATGCTCTTGCTGGCCTCTGTGCTGCCTGTACCCTTCTCGATATATGTGTTCCAGTAATTCTGAACATCCTGCTGGAAGCTGCCTGTGTCCGGACCGTTGAGGTAGATCAGCTGGTTTCTGCTGTACTGAGGCTCGGACATGGCATCAGCAGCTGCCCCCCCAACCAGGCACAGCAGTAGTAATAATGCCATACATCTCATATTTTGATGTACCCCCATAATATCTGGCTTTGTACCGCCATCGGTCCCAACCTATTTATGTCTATCCGTGGAGCCGATTGCACATGCAGGGCTGCTTTGAGATTCTACACAAAGACCTGGCTGGCAGGATAGGGAGGCTGCACACGCCACACGGCACTGTGGAGACGCCGGCGCTCATGCCTGTGGTGAATCCACACGTACTTCTGCTGAGCCCCCAGGAGCTGGTCGATCTCGGTGCTGATATGATCATAACAAACAGCTACATCATCCACCAGGACCCGATCCTCAGGGAGACGGCGCTGGAGCGCGGGGTCCATGGTCTTCTCGGGTTCGATGGGCCGGTTATGACAGACTCGGGCGCATTCCAGCTCTCCGTTTACGGTAATGTGGACGTGGAGCCGCTTGAGATACTCGAGTTCCAGCAGGAGATCCGCTCCGACATCTCTGTACCTCTGGACATACCAACCGCTCCTGATGCTTCGAGAGAGCAGGCCGGGAGGGAGCTCGCAGAGACAGAGAGACGGCTCAGGGAGGCGGTGGCACACAGGAGAGAGGACCTCCTTATTGCAGGGCCTGTGCAGGGTGGCATCTACCCCGATCTCAGAGAATCTGCTGCGCGCAGGTTGAGGGGGATGGGCTTTGACGTGTACCCGATCGGCGCGGTCGTCCCGCTCATGGAGAGCTACAGGTTCACGGAGCTGGTCGATGTTGTGGTCGCATCGAAGATCGGCCTGGGGCCGGGGGTGCCTGTGCACCTCTTTGGCGCCGGCCATCCAATGGTCTTCGCACTTGCTGCAGCCCTGGGGTGCGATCTCTTCGATTCCGCGGCATACGCACTTTACGCCCGTGATGGGAGGTACCTCACACCCACCGGCACATACAGGCTTTCTGAGCTGAAGTACCTGCCGTGCTCCTGCGATGTGTGCAGAGAACACACGCCTGCATCTCTCAACGATGACCCAAAGAGGGTGGAGCTCCTCGCCCGTCACAACCTCTTGGCATCATTCCAGGAGCTCAGGGCTGTGAGGCAGAGCATCCACGAGGGATCACTCTGGGAGCATCTCGAGAGAAGATGCAGATCCCATCCGAGGATGTATCAGGCTTTCAAACACCTATCAAGATATGCGGAGTATCTGGAGAGGCTTGACCGTGTATCGAAAACGACTCTGTTCTATCTCAGCACCGAGTCTGCGAGGAGGCCTGAGGTCATACGCTACCGTAACAGGATCTGCCGGCTGGAGCTAAGGGGAAAGGTCCTGGTGACGGACAGGCATCCCGAAGAGGAGGATCGCACCAGGTATGATCACATCCTGGGTTTCCTGCCTCCTTTTGGGCCTTACCCGCTGGGACTGGAGGAGATGTACCCGCTGAACGCTGAGCTGCCAGATGAGATGGATGATAGTGCGGTAAAGGAGGCGCTAGATACGCTGCGATCACTCATCAGGGAGAACCCGGGGGCGGAGTTCCATGTAGAGATAAGCTGCCTGGAGGGCTGCAGGGATGCGGTTCTTTGAGGTCCTAAGAAGGGACGGTCCGGCGCGCCTTGGCAGGCTGGTGCTCGATCGGAACATCACAACGCCCTGCATCCTGTCGCCAGAGGACTATGTGAGCGCTGGGAGCGTCTTCAGGTACAGGAACCTCGACGAGGCGAGGGATGCCATGAGATCCCTGGCGGGGTCCCTGCCGGAG is part of the Methanothrix sp. genome and harbors:
- the purN gene encoding phosphoribosylglycinamide formyltransferase — protein: MESDTFTGSTPLSRIGVISSGRGENLRYIIKATRSGYLRAEVVIVLTNQPDAGALRIAREFGVPAEFIDPEGLSREEYDRRLIERLDDAGVDLVVLTGYMRILSPEFVRHYRNRILNIHPALLPSFRGVDAFQQALDYGVRWTGTTIHIVDEEVDHGPIVYQVPVPVKPDDTHESLKARIQRAEYRAYPKAIKMFLEGRPRIEGRRVVFEREASDRKNT
- a CDS encoding HIT domain-containing protein; amino-acid sequence: MDVLWAPWRIDYILSEKGKGCIFCEKPRENKDRENLILHRGKNHFVIMNAFPYNNGHMMVVPYRHTSTLSGWSGNELQEFMELADLCVSLLQRTMRPDGFNLGINMGEVAGAGIAEHIHLHIVPRWKGDTNFMPVLADTRVIPEHIRATYEKLLQNLKLMMQEK
- the tgtA gene encoding tRNA guanosine(15) transglycosylase TgtA, whose protein sequence is MQGCFEILHKDLAGRIGRLHTPHGTVETPALMPVVNPHVLLLSPQELVDLGADMIITNSYIIHQDPILRETALERGVHGLLGFDGPVMTDSGAFQLSVYGNVDVEPLEILEFQQEIRSDISVPLDIPTAPDASREQAGRELAETERRLREAVAHRREDLLIAGPVQGGIYPDLRESAARRLRGMGFDVYPIGAVVPLMESYRFTELVDVVVASKIGLGPGVPVHLFGAGHPMVFALAAALGCDLFDSAAYALYARDGRYLTPTGTYRLSELKYLPCSCDVCREHTPASLNDDPKRVELLARHNLLASFQELRAVRQSIHEGSLWEHLERRCRSHPRMYQAFKHLSRYAEYLERLDRVSKTTLFYLSTESARRPEVIRYRNRICRLELRGKVLVTDRHPEEEDRTRYDHILGFLPPFGPYPLGLEEMYPLNAELPDEMDDSAVKEALDTLRSLIRENPGAEFHVEISCLEGCRDAVL